The Congregibacter litoralis KT71 genome contains a region encoding:
- the mnmG gene encoding tRNA uridine-5-carboxymethylaminomethyl(34) synthesis enzyme MnmG — MDYPSQFDVIVIGGGHAGTEAALASARMGCATLLLTHSVDTLGQMSCNPAIGGIGKSHLVREIDALGGAMAKATDQAGIQFRVLNNRKGPAVRATRAQADRVLYRNAIRAIIEAQVGLQVFQQAVDDLIIENDTVQGVVTQTGLRFKAPRVILTTGTFLGGKMHIGLTRSAGGRAGDPPSNTLAERLRELPFRVERLKTGTPPRLDARSIDLDSLEKQWGDTPRPVMSFLGDRREHPEQRCCWVAYTNERTHEIIRAGLDRSPLYTGVIEGEGPRYCPSVEDKVQRFADKASHQVFVEPEGLTTNELYPNGISTSLSFDVQMELVRSIKGFENAHITRPGYAIEYDFFDPRDLLSSLETRSVAGLYFAGQINGTTGYEEAAAQGLLAGINAALAIREEAPWCPRRDEAYLGVLVDDLITMGTKEPYRMFTSRAEHRLLLREDNADLRLTEQGRKLGLVNDERWEQFSRKRDIIVSEQQRLSRTFVQPGSTAARSLIGKLGKPLSREYSYAELLKRPELDYSDIAALDSDAVDHEQAALQVSIQAKYAGYIDRQRDEIDRVRRYEGLSLPVDMDYLQVSGLSNEVRDKLIAQKPETLGRASRIPGVTPAAISLLLVHMKRKKSTVDAGSQRDAASGSPRGARQQTH; from the coding sequence ATGGATTACCCATCACAATTTGATGTCATCGTTATCGGTGGCGGACATGCCGGCACTGAAGCTGCTCTAGCCTCAGCACGGATGGGCTGTGCGACGCTACTTCTGACCCATTCCGTTGATACTCTCGGGCAAATGTCCTGTAACCCGGCCATCGGTGGGATCGGTAAGAGTCACCTGGTTCGGGAAATCGATGCCCTTGGCGGCGCCATGGCAAAAGCCACGGACCAGGCGGGCATTCAATTTCGCGTTTTGAACAATCGTAAAGGTCCAGCCGTGCGTGCTACCCGCGCCCAGGCAGATCGTGTGCTGTACCGCAATGCAATTCGCGCAATCATTGAGGCCCAGGTGGGCTTGCAGGTGTTTCAGCAGGCTGTCGATGATCTGATTATTGAAAACGACACAGTGCAAGGTGTGGTGACGCAAACCGGGCTGCGTTTTAAGGCGCCGCGCGTCATTTTGACCACGGGCACTTTCCTTGGCGGAAAGATGCATATTGGCCTGACGCGCTCCGCAGGTGGACGGGCGGGTGATCCGCCATCCAACACCCTGGCGGAGCGGTTGCGGGAACTTCCCTTCCGTGTCGAGCGCCTGAAAACCGGTACGCCGCCCCGCCTGGATGCTCGCAGCATCGATCTCGACAGTCTGGAAAAACAGTGGGGCGACACCCCGCGACCCGTTATGTCGTTTTTAGGTGACCGCAGAGAACACCCGGAGCAGCGCTGCTGCTGGGTGGCTTACACCAACGAGCGCACCCACGAGATTATCCGTGCCGGGCTTGATCGCAGCCCTCTTTACACGGGCGTGATTGAGGGCGAGGGGCCCCGCTATTGCCCCAGCGTTGAAGACAAGGTTCAGCGCTTTGCCGACAAGGCCTCGCACCAGGTGTTTGTTGAGCCCGAGGGTCTGACGACCAACGAACTGTATCCCAACGGCATATCGACAAGCCTTTCCTTTGATGTGCAGATGGAATTGGTCCGCAGCATCAAAGGTTTTGAGAATGCGCATATCACCCGTCCCGGTTATGCCATCGAATACGACTTTTTTGATCCCCGGGATCTTTTGTCATCCCTGGAGACCCGCTCCGTCGCGGGTTTGTATTTTGCCGGTCAGATTAACGGCACAACGGGCTACGAAGAGGCCGCGGCTCAGGGATTACTGGCTGGCATCAATGCAGCCCTCGCAATTCGTGAAGAGGCGCCCTGGTGCCCTCGACGGGATGAGGCCTACCTCGGAGTGCTGGTGGACGACCTCATCACCATGGGTACGAAAGAGCCTTACCGCATGTTCACGTCCCGCGCCGAACATCGATTACTTCTGCGCGAAGACAATGCCGATCTGCGGCTAACGGAACAGGGGCGAAAGCTCGGTCTCGTGAACGACGAGCGCTGGGAGCAGTTCAGCCGTAAGCGAGACATCATCGTCTCGGAACAGCAGCGCCTGTCGCGGACCTTTGTGCAACCGGGAAGCACTGCCGCGCGGAGCCTCATCGGTAAACTTGGCAAGCCCCTGTCCCGGGAATACAGCTATGCCGAGTTACTCAAGCGTCCGGAGCTCGATTACTCAGATATCGCTGCCCTTGATTCCGATGCTGTGGATCATGAGCAGGCGGCCCTGCAGGTGAGTATCCAGGCTAAATATGCGGGCTATATAGATCGGCAGCGGGATGAAATCGATCGCGTGCGACGTTACGAGGGATTATCCCTGCCGGTGGATATGGATTATCTGCAGGTCTCCGGGTTATCCAATGAGGTTCGAGACAAGCTCATCGCGCAGAAACCCGAAACCCTGGGACGGGCATCCAGAATACCGGGGGTTACGCCGGCGGCCATATCC
- the mnmE gene encoding tRNA uridine-5-carboxymethylaminomethyl(34) synthesis GTPase MnmE → MNLMVGDSDTIVAIATGSGAGGVGIIRLSGPDAFTIARKMTATDAKARQAHFVSIVDGQNAVLDQGLLLQFPGPHSFTGEDVAELHCHGGPVLLRTVLRECIYHGARQATPGEFSQRAFLNNKIDLVQAEAIADLISSSTEAAARSASRSLTGSFSVQVDALLEQLIRLRVFIEAAIDFPEEEIDFIAESDVLERLETLASSINALLKSARRGRTLRDGLKLVIAGAPNAGKSSLLNQLAEQDSAIVTDIPGTTRDLLREHIQIDGLPLHIVDTAGLRDSGDAIEQEGIRRARSEMQSADHILLVVDNSGESALLDAATLVSHYEGDLPEAVPITLIRNKCDIQNIPATFTTGDINEICLSALRGDGIDLLRRHLLTTAGIADTESSDFSARERHVLALEECAGHLAQGLLQLKDHGAAELIAEDLRYAQDSLGSITGSFSSDELLGEIFGSFCIGK, encoded by the coding sequence ATGAATCTTATGGTGGGTGACAGCGATACTATCGTCGCTATTGCCACCGGCTCCGGTGCTGGCGGTGTAGGCATTATCAGGCTCTCCGGCCCTGACGCCTTTACCATCGCCCGTAAGATGACGGCCACTGACGCCAAAGCTCGCCAGGCGCATTTTGTTTCGATCGTCGACGGGCAAAACGCCGTCCTGGACCAGGGCCTTCTCCTCCAATTTCCCGGCCCCCATTCCTTCACCGGTGAAGATGTTGCTGAACTCCATTGTCACGGTGGGCCGGTGCTCCTGCGCACCGTGCTCCGGGAATGCATTTACCACGGAGCCCGACAGGCAACGCCCGGAGAATTCAGTCAGCGCGCTTTTCTCAATAACAAGATTGATTTGGTTCAAGCCGAGGCTATTGCTGATCTCATCAGCAGCAGCACGGAAGCGGCCGCCCGGAGCGCCAGTCGCTCCCTCACGGGCAGTTTTTCCGTGCAGGTTGACGCCCTGTTGGAGCAGCTCATCCGTTTGCGCGTATTCATCGAAGCCGCCATTGATTTTCCCGAGGAAGAAATTGATTTCATCGCGGAAAGCGACGTTCTTGAACGTCTGGAGACACTGGCGTCGTCTATCAATGCCTTATTGAAAAGCGCCCGACGGGGCAGAACGCTGCGTGATGGTTTAAAACTCGTCATCGCTGGCGCACCTAATGCGGGTAAATCCAGTCTGCTCAACCAGCTCGCTGAGCAAGACTCGGCTATTGTCACGGACATACCGGGAACAACCCGGGATCTCCTTCGCGAACACATTCAAATCGATGGTTTGCCACTACACATTGTCGATACCGCGGGGCTCCGAGATTCGGGAGACGCCATCGAGCAGGAAGGTATTCGACGGGCCCGCAGCGAGATGCAGAGCGCAGATCATATTCTGTTGGTTGTCGATAACAGCGGGGAATCAGCGCTTCTGGACGCCGCTACCCTGGTCAGCCACTACGAGGGCGACTTACCCGAGGCGGTACCCATCACTCTTATTCGCAACAAGTGTGATATCCAAAATATCCCAGCCACCTTTACTACCGGTGACATTAACGAAATCTGCCTCAGTGCCCTGCGCGGCGATGGGATCGACCTCCTTCGCCGTCATCTTCTGACAACCGCGGGCATCGCTGACACAGAAAGCTCCGATTTCAGTGCCCGGGAACGCCACGTCCTCGCCCTGGAGGAATGTGCCGGGCACCTTGCCCAGGGCTTGCTGCAACTAAAGGATCACGGGGCCGCTGAGCTCATCGCCGAAGACCTGCGCTACGCCCAGGATAGTCTTGGCAGTATTACCGGGTCGTTTAGCAGCGATGAGTTGCTCGGCGAGATTTTTGGCAGCTTTTGCATCGGTAAATAA
- the yidC gene encoding membrane protein insertase YidC, giving the protein MDIQRTLLIGAIMLLSFMLLTEWVNFKAVKDDVISTETRLTAGPDTQSSNKPITGMTDTGDLPSAAAAPAVAEPTIGIEDIPAVGAAVDTSTEDTGSGSGNNGNIIQVYTDSLQLAIDLKGGDIVEVALPKFLADIDDPDTPFVLLENNSRRVYVAQSGLIGKNGIDSKARANYQSTASRYEMGAADTLEVDLTWSNDAGIEVTKRFRFLRDSYVVDVDFIINNQSSEAWQGNLFGQIKRDSSAADSGGGGSMGMQPFLGAATTMPDDRFKKFSFEDMQDDPFREQNIGGWIAMIQHYFLSAWIPNPEKTHTYSTRVTNSGFNIAGFTSPAVVVAPGAQQEVSARFYAGPKDQYSLQEISPFLELSVDYGWLWWVAQPLFWLLTKIFAVVGNWGVAIILLTVLIKAVFFKLSATSYKSMANMRRVQPKMADIREQYADDKQKQSQAMMELYKKEKINPMGGCLPILVQMPVFIALYWMLMESVELRHAPFMLWIDDLSVMDPYFVLPLMMGASMFFMQKLNPPPPDPMQAKIMQWLPVIFTFFFLWFPAGLVLYWVVNNLLSMAQQYVITRQIENAGAKA; this is encoded by the coding sequence ATGGATATTCAACGCACGCTGCTTATCGGCGCGATCATGCTCCTATCGTTTATGTTGCTCACGGAGTGGGTGAACTTTAAGGCGGTTAAAGATGATGTCATCAGCACTGAAACGCGATTGACCGCAGGTCCCGACACACAAAGCAGTAATAAGCCAATTACGGGCATGACCGATACGGGCGATTTACCATCGGCCGCCGCTGCACCGGCAGTCGCCGAGCCCACAATCGGTATCGAGGATATCCCCGCCGTGGGCGCCGCAGTGGATACCAGCACCGAAGACACCGGTTCCGGTTCGGGTAACAACGGCAATATCATTCAGGTGTATACCGATAGTCTGCAGCTCGCTATCGATCTTAAGGGGGGGGACATTGTCGAAGTAGCCCTTCCGAAATTCCTCGCCGATATCGACGATCCTGACACCCCCTTTGTACTCCTTGAAAACAATTCCCGCCGGGTATACGTCGCTCAGAGCGGACTCATCGGCAAAAATGGTATCGATAGCAAGGCCAGGGCAAACTACCAGAGCACCGCAAGCCGCTATGAGATGGGGGCTGCTGATACGCTGGAAGTTGATCTGACATGGTCAAACGACGCGGGAATCGAGGTGACCAAACGCTTTCGCTTCCTTCGGGACAGTTATGTCGTTGACGTTGATTTCATCATCAACAACCAGAGTAGCGAGGCCTGGCAAGGCAACCTGTTTGGTCAGATTAAAAGAGACAGCAGCGCCGCGGATTCCGGCGGCGGCGGAAGCATGGGCATGCAGCCCTTTTTGGGCGCTGCAACCACAATGCCTGATGACCGCTTTAAAAAGTTCAGCTTTGAAGACATGCAGGACGACCCCTTCCGTGAGCAGAACATTGGCGGCTGGATCGCCATGATCCAGCACTATTTTCTGAGCGCATGGATTCCCAATCCTGAAAAAACCCACACCTACAGCACCCGTGTTACCAACAGCGGTTTTAACATCGCGGGATTTACCAGCCCGGCAGTTGTCGTTGCACCAGGCGCTCAACAGGAAGTAAGCGCTCGCTTTTACGCAGGACCCAAAGACCAGTACAGCCTCCAGGAGATCTCCCCCTTCCTGGAACTCAGCGTGGATTACGGTTGGCTGTGGTGGGTTGCACAACCGCTGTTCTGGTTGCTCACGAAGATATTCGCCGTGGTGGGTAACTGGGGTGTCGCCATCATCCTTCTGACGGTCCTGATCAAGGCCGTGTTCTTTAAGTTGTCTGCCACCAGCTATAAGTCCATGGCCAACATGCGACGGGTTCAGCCAAAAATGGCCGACATCCGCGAGCAATATGCCGACGATAAACAGAAGCAATCCCAGGCGATGATGGAGCTGTATAAGAAGGAAAAGATAAACCCCATGGGTGGGTGTTTACCGATTCTGGTACAGATGCCCGTATTTATTGCCCTGTACTGGATGCTCATGGAGAGCGTGGAGCTTCGCCACGCGCCCTTTATGTTGTGGATTGATGACCTCTCTGTCATGGATCCGTATTTTGTGCTGCCGCTAATGATGGGCGCGAGCATGTTTTTCATGCAGAAGCTCAACCCGCCGCCGCCCGATCCCATGCAGGCAAAAATCATGCAGTGGTTACCGGTCATCTTCACCTTCTTCTTCCTGTGGTTCCCCGCAGGACTGGTGCTCTATTGGGTGGTTAATAACCTCTTGTCCATGGCGCAGCAATACGTGATCACCCGGCAGATAGAGAACGCCGGCGCCAAAGCCTGA
- the yidD gene encoding membrane protein insertion efficiency factor YidD: MNAVFTSLLRALIRGYQLFISPLLGHHCRYYPSCSSYAVEAIEEHGAWKGCGLAVRRVLRCHPWHEGGADPVPPACQHQD; the protein is encoded by the coding sequence GTGAACGCTGTATTCACATCACTACTACGGGCGTTGATTCGCGGATACCAGCTATTTATCAGTCCTCTGTTGGGACATCACTGCCGGTACTACCCCAGTTGCTCCAGCTATGCTGTCGAGGCCATTGAAGAACACGGCGCCTGGAAAGGCTGCGGTCTTGCCGTCCGCCGTGTTCTCCGTTGCCATCCTTGGCATGAAGGGGGCGCAGACCCCGTTCCACCAGCCTGTCAACACCAGGATTAA
- the rnpA gene encoding ribonuclease P protein component has product MFRPSQRLLTADDYRQVFKAPDHKAGQKELLLLARQNDLTCHRLGLAVAKKHVPTAVKRNVIKRLTREHFRALSPSTPSFDIVVLTRPGARDATATRIKDALVKQFTRLGLTVAPQ; this is encoded by the coding sequence ATGTTTCGCCCCAGCCAACGGCTTCTTACCGCTGACGATTACCGGCAGGTGTTTAAAGCCCCGGATCATAAAGCCGGGCAAAAAGAGTTGCTGTTATTGGCACGTCAGAATGATCTGACATGTCACCGACTTGGACTCGCAGTCGCAAAAAAACACGTCCCCACGGCAGTGAAACGAAACGTCATTAAGCGGCTGACGCGAGAGCATTTTCGCGCACTCTCTCCATCGACCCCTTCCTTTGATATTGTTGTCCTGACTCGGCCTGGTGCTCGAGACGCAACGGCAACACGTATAAAGGACGCACTGGTCAAACAGTTTACTCGCCTTGGCCTGACGGTCGCGCCTCAGTGA
- the rpmH gene encoding 50S ribosomal protein L34 yields the protein MKRTFQPSVLKRKRTHGFRSRMATKSGRAVISRRRAKGRKRLAA from the coding sequence ATGAAGAGAACTTTTCAGCCCAGCGTGCTAAAGCGCAAGCGTACTCACGGTTTCCGTAGCCGCATGGCCACTAAAAGCGGACGCGCCGTTATCTCACGTCGTCGTGCGAAAGGTCGTAAGCGCCTCGCCGCCTGA
- the dnaA gene encoding chromosomal replication initiator protein DnaA — protein sequence MSESIWAHCKTRLQDELPSQQFNTWIRPLQATYTGEALQLLAPNRFICDFVSDKYGELIAQLLREVQSGDAELGLEIAAGASGTGGVTSARPLATAPASSPTTAPNTAMSATVQTAIPPVSRGPALAVVGGTAATEVEANAGTSAENPTAKPRQAPSLVETTLHYGQASKSEVHEALQHQHNLVSNYTFSTFVEGKSNQLALAAANQVSENPGGAYNPLFLYGGVGLGKTHLMHAVGNALKLNKPDARIVYLHSERFVADMVKALQLNAIADFKRYYRSVDALLIDDIQFFAKKDRSQEEFFHTFNALLEGGQQMILTCDRYPKEIDGLEERLKSRFGWGLTVAVEPPDLETRVAILMNKATQARLNLPPDAAFFIAQRIRSNVRELEGALKRVIASANFTRRPIDVELVKESLKDLLALQDKQVSLDNIQRTVAEYFKIKVADLNSRRRNRSVARPRQVAMALAKELTNYSLPEIGDSFGGRDHTTVLHACRKIRELRETNSDIHEDYKNLLRLLTT from the coding sequence TTGTCAGAAAGCATATGGGCACACTGCAAAACACGTTTGCAGGATGAATTACCGTCGCAACAATTTAATACTTGGATAAGACCGCTTCAGGCTACGTATACGGGCGAGGCTTTGCAGTTGCTGGCGCCGAATCGTTTTATCTGCGATTTCGTCAGTGATAAGTACGGGGAGCTGATTGCGCAGCTGTTGCGTGAGGTCCAATCCGGTGACGCTGAGTTGGGGTTGGAGATTGCAGCGGGTGCATCAGGGACAGGGGGAGTGACGTCCGCGCGCCCATTAGCGACAGCCCCCGCTTCATCACCGACTACAGCGCCAAACACAGCAATGTCCGCAACAGTGCAAACAGCGATACCTCCTGTTTCTCGGGGTCCTGCCCTGGCTGTGGTTGGTGGTACGGCGGCAACAGAGGTCGAGGCAAATGCAGGTACCTCCGCAGAAAACCCCACGGCAAAGCCGCGACAGGCACCCTCACTGGTAGAAACAACGCTCCACTACGGTCAAGCCAGTAAATCGGAAGTTCACGAGGCGCTACAGCACCAGCACAACCTGGTGAGCAATTACACTTTCAGCACCTTTGTAGAGGGAAAATCCAATCAACTTGCCCTTGCTGCCGCGAATCAGGTTTCGGAAAACCCCGGCGGTGCCTATAACCCACTTTTTTTATACGGCGGTGTCGGTCTGGGTAAAACCCATCTCATGCATGCCGTTGGTAATGCCCTGAAACTCAACAAGCCCGATGCGCGGATCGTGTATCTCCATTCAGAGCGGTTTGTGGCCGATATGGTTAAGGCCTTACAGCTGAATGCTATTGCGGACTTCAAGCGCTATTATCGCTCTGTAGATGCACTGTTAATCGATGACATCCAGTTTTTTGCTAAAAAAGATCGTTCCCAGGAAGAGTTCTTCCACACCTTCAATGCATTGCTTGAAGGTGGCCAGCAAATGATTCTTACCTGCGATCGGTATCCGAAGGAGATCGACGGTCTTGAGGAGCGGCTCAAATCCCGCTTTGGCTGGGGGCTCACGGTGGCCGTGGAACCGCCGGACCTGGAAACCCGCGTTGCTATTTTGATGAATAAGGCGACCCAGGCCCGGCTCAACCTACCCCCGGATGCGGCCTTTTTTATTGCGCAGAGAATTCGCTCTAATGTGAGAGAGCTAGAGGGCGCCTTGAAGCGAGTGATAGCGAGCGCTAACTTCACGCGCAGGCCGATCGATGTCGAACTGGTAAAAGAGAGCCTTAAAGACCTCCTTGCCCTCCAGGACAAGCAGGTCAGCCTCGACAATATTCAACGGACGGTTGCCGAGTACTTCAAGATCAAGGTGGCGGACTTGAATTCCCGTCGACGCAATCGCTCCGTAGCAAGGCCGCGACAGGTGGCAATGGCATTAGCGAAAGAGTTGACGAACTACAGTTTGCCTGAGATCGGCGACAGCTTTGGAGGGCGCGACCATACGACCGTTCTCCATGCCTGTCGAAAGATTCGCGAACTTAGAGAAACAAATTCAGATATCCACGAAGACTATAAAAACCTCCTGCGTCTTCTAACGACCTGA
- the dnaN gene encoding DNA polymerase III subunit beta, translated as MKFRVSRDALLKPLNLVAGVVERRQTLPVLSNVLLNLDGDRLSITGTDLEVELVGRVNLETAGEAGEITVPARKLADICKSLPDGADLEIAVADGKATVRSGRSRFTLATLPAREFPNIEDSIGTHQFTLKQGQLRRLIERTGFAMAQQDVRYYLNGMYWELRAGRLRAVATDGHRLAICTFPGTLKDLEDTQVILPRKGVLELSRLMQSDDEDVTIILGSNHLRATTAEFTFTSKLVDGKFPDYERVLPRAADKIVQSSRTELRQAFTRTAILSNEKYRGVRLKLSEGSLEIVANNPEQEQAEESLPVDYSGDALEIGFNVGYLLDVLGVLSGEKIRFSLSDPNSSALLEETDGGDSLYVVMPMRL; from the coding sequence ATGAAATTCCGAGTTTCTCGTGACGCCTTACTCAAACCACTGAATCTGGTGGCCGGAGTTGTGGAGCGTCGACAGACGTTACCCGTGCTTTCTAATGTTTTGTTGAATTTAGATGGAGACCGTCTCTCCATCACCGGAACGGATCTCGAGGTTGAACTAGTCGGCCGCGTTAATCTGGAGACTGCTGGTGAAGCTGGAGAGATCACGGTTCCTGCACGAAAGCTGGCAGATATCTGTAAGAGCCTGCCTGACGGCGCAGATCTGGAAATTGCCGTAGCGGACGGTAAGGCCACGGTCCGCAGCGGTAGAAGCCGATTTACCCTGGCCACGCTTCCCGCGCGGGAATTCCCCAACATCGAGGACAGCATCGGTACCCATCAGTTTACGCTGAAGCAGGGCCAGCTTCGACGTCTTATCGAGCGCACCGGTTTTGCCATGGCCCAGCAAGATGTTCGCTACTATTTGAACGGCATGTACTGGGAGCTGCGCGCGGGTCGTTTGCGCGCTGTCGCTACCGACGGCCATCGGCTGGCGATTTGTACCTTTCCCGGAACGCTCAAGGACCTGGAAGATACGCAGGTGATCCTGCCGCGCAAAGGGGTGCTTGAGCTTTCCCGCCTGATGCAAAGTGATGATGAGGACGTCACGATTATCCTCGGCAGTAATCATCTGCGGGCCACCACTGCAGAATTCACCTTTACCTCGAAGCTTGTCGACGGGAAGTTCCCGGATTATGAGCGGGTGCTTCCCCGCGCAGCCGACAAAATCGTCCAAAGCTCACGAACGGAGTTACGCCAGGCCTTTACCCGTACCGCTATTCTGTCTAACGAGAAATACCGCGGTGTGCGTCTCAAACTTTCCGAGGGCAGCCTGGAAATAGTTGCAAATAATCCGGAGCAGGAACAGGCGGAAGAGAGCCTACCGGTTGATTACTCCGGCGACGCCCTGGAGATCGGCTTTAATGTCGGTTACCTGCTGGATGTCCTGGGTGTTCTGAGTGGCGAGAAAATACGCTTTTCGCTGTCGGATCCCAATAGCAGCGCCCTTTTAGAAGAAACCGACGGCGGAGACTCTCTGTACGTTGTAATGCCTATGCGGCTTTGA
- the recF gene encoding DNA replication/repair protein RecF (All proteins in this family for which functions are known are DNA-binding proteins that assist the filamentation of RecA onto DNA for the initiation of recombination or recombinational repair.) yields the protein MLASLHIHHLRNLREAKLGPLALHNVIYGVNGSGKTSLLEAAHILGTARSFRSGGAKSLISHGEESYVVRGERRSPTGGSMAIGVQREKAGAISLRLAGEPSRSVSRLADELPLLLINSDSFDLLVGEPANRRRFLDWGVFHVEHELRDSRQRFQRALTQRNHLLRRAKLDPSELQVWTRDLAVHAERVSSGRERFLESLREVFEPLIAELAPEIGPVALVYRRGWDASSSYEEVLQRSLTSDQEQGFTQTGPQRADIRVTVGGYSAAETLSRGQQKLLVCALKLAQGQILASEQGNVLYLIDDLPSELDAERCERVCRTLAAMQVQTLITCVTRSAIPASWLGSESDVAMFHVKQGQVDLASSAIDNGKTA from the coding sequence CTGTTAGCCTCGCTTCATATTCACCATTTACGCAACCTACGGGAAGCCAAACTCGGGCCTTTGGCGCTCCACAATGTCATTTACGGCGTTAACGGTAGCGGCAAGACCAGTCTTCTTGAGGCTGCTCATATATTGGGAACCGCGCGTTCCTTTCGTTCGGGTGGCGCAAAATCTCTTATAAGCCATGGCGAAGAGAGTTACGTCGTGCGGGGGGAAAGGCGCTCCCCTACGGGGGGCTCCATGGCTATTGGCGTCCAGCGGGAAAAAGCGGGCGCTATAAGCCTCCGTCTGGCCGGAGAGCCGTCCCGGTCCGTGTCACGCCTGGCTGATGAATTGCCGCTGTTGTTGATTAACTCTGATAGTTTCGACCTTCTGGTGGGCGAGCCGGCGAATCGGAGGCGGTTTTTGGACTGGGGGGTGTTTCACGTGGAACATGAGCTGAGAGACAGTCGCCAGCGATTTCAAAGGGCTTTAACACAAAGGAATCATCTTCTTCGTCGTGCTAAACTCGACCCCTCAGAGTTACAGGTATGGACACGGGATTTAGCGGTTCATGCTGAGCGGGTATCGTCCGGAAGGGAGCGGTTTTTAGAGAGTCTCCGAGAGGTGTTTGAGCCATTAATTGCTGAGCTCGCACCGGAGATTGGGCCGGTAGCCCTGGTTTATCGTCGCGGTTGGGATGCAAGTAGCTCTTACGAAGAGGTGCTGCAGCGAAGCCTGACGTCTGATCAGGAGCAGGGGTTTACCCAAACAGGGCCGCAGCGCGCAGACATTCGCGTAACCGTAGGGGGATACTCCGCGGCAGAAACCTTATCGCGGGGACAACAAAAGCTTCTTGTTTGTGCGCTGAAGCTCGCGCAGGGGCAAATTCTTGCGAGTGAGCAAGGCAATGTGTTGTATCTGATCGATGATTTGCCGTCTGAATTAGACGCTGAGCGCTGTGAGCGTGTATGCAGGACCTTGGCTGCCATGCAGGTGCAAACACTAATTACCTGCGTCACCCGCTCTGCGATACCGGCTTCGTGGTTGGGATCTGAAAGCGACGTGGCGATGTTTCACGTGAAACAAGGCCAGGTTGACCTTGCTTCCTCAGCGATTGATAACGGAAAAACGGCGTAA